In Candidatus Pelagibacter ubique HIMB140, a single window of DNA contains:
- a CDS encoding cell division protein FtsL has protein sequence MKKLSLALTIIILVLTTAIIKNTTKKIEDKIFAYKESVRLLKSDLENIQLEYDYLSSAEKLLEYQSLYFEDQLVQKKIEDIKIYNISENVNNLEDYKIIKEK, from the coding sequence TTGAAAAAATTATCACTAGCATTAACAATTATAATTTTAGTTTTAACTACAGCAATTATCAAAAATACTACAAAAAAAATTGAAGATAAAATATTTGCTTATAAAGAAAGTGTAAGACTTTTAAAATCAGATTTAGAAAATATTCAGTTGGAATACGATTATCTAAGTTCTGCTGAAAAATTATTAGAATATCAATCTTTATATTTTGAAGATCAATTAGTTCAAAAAAAAATAGAAGATATTAAAATTTATAATATTTCAGAAAATGTAAACAATTTAGAGGATTATAAAATAATTAAGGAAAAATGA
- the mraZ gene encoding division/cell wall cluster transcriptional repressor MraZ produces MFLSTYENRLDKKGRVSVPASFRSHLSNLGYNGVICYPSFNNYSIEACSQDRIEKISSAIDSLNPFEEKRDYFATSILAESTNLQFDSEGRISLSSKLLKHAKIKNSMLFVGQGQTFQIWEPTAFEKFKTSARKKANLNRASLKWEKHLNNNEGK; encoded by the coding sequence ATGTTTTTATCTACTTACGAGAACAGATTGGACAAAAAAGGGAGAGTATCTGTGCCTGCTAGCTTCAGATCTCATTTGTCTAATTTAGGTTATAATGGTGTTATTTGTTATCCATCTTTTAATAATTATTCGATAGAAGCATGCTCTCAAGACAGAATTGAAAAAATTTCCTCTGCTATAGACTCTTTAAACCCTTTTGAGGAAAAAAGAGATTATTTTGCAACATCAATATTGGCAGAAAGTACTAATTTACAGTTTGATAGTGAAGGCAGAATTTCTCTTTCATCAAAATTACTAAAACATGCAAAAATAAAAAATAGTATGTTGTTTGTTGGTCAAGGTCAAACTTTTCAAATATGGGAACCAACAGCATTTGAAAAATTTAAGACATCAGCAAGAAAAAAAGCAAATTTAAATCGAGCAAGTCTTAAATGGGAAAAACATTTAAATAACAACGAGGGGAAATAA
- the ftsZ gene encoding cell division protein FtsZ, with protein MTINFKAPEIKELQPRLLVLGVGGAGGNAINEMIDNKLQGVEFIAVNTDAQDLKLSKAKTRIQIGLNLTKGLGAGAKLDIGQAAADESLNEIVNTLQGANMVFIAAGMGGGTGTGAAHVIARAAKELNILTVGVVTLPFLYEGPSRMRRAQQGLEELRKHVDTIIVIPNQNLFKIANEQTTFEESFNLSNNVLMHGVQSITDLMVRPGLINLDFADVETVMASMGKAMMGTGEAEGEGRALKAAEMAISNPLIDDYTLKGAKGLLVNITGGKDLKLFEVDEAVNKVRAEVDPEAELIIGAITDADLDGKMRVSIVATSLDGQQPESKSVVNMVHRIQNRNPGYSDFSNMGSPAFNFSNSSSPIIHGANALKVENEMVQEQEQVSVENNMMNENFVTENSVVTENIVDDRTLNEMEKSFTQEAVETFEEKNHDENVQEETSNDLKEFGVDSDAPDLFSSESENSSPSDLLNSEDQEDEDDLEIPAFLRRQKN; from the coding sequence ATGACAATTAACTTTAAAGCACCAGAGATAAAAGAACTGCAGCCACGACTTTTAGTTTTAGGAGTAGGTGGAGCTGGAGGAAATGCAATAAATGAAATGATTGATAATAAACTTCAGGGTGTAGAATTTATTGCGGTTAATACTGATGCTCAAGATTTAAAGTTAAGTAAAGCAAAAACAAGAATTCAAATTGGTTTGAATTTAACAAAGGGTTTAGGTGCAGGTGCAAAATTAGATATAGGACAAGCGGCTGCTGATGAATCTTTAAATGAAATTGTAAATACACTTCAAGGTGCAAATATGGTTTTTATTGCAGCAGGTATGGGTGGTGGAACGGGCACTGGTGCTGCTCATGTCATCGCTAGAGCTGCTAAAGAATTAAATATATTAACAGTAGGCGTTGTGACTCTTCCATTTTTATATGAAGGCCCCTCTAGAATGAGAAGAGCACAACAAGGATTGGAAGAATTAAGAAAACATGTTGATACTATAATTGTTATTCCAAACCAAAACTTATTTAAAATTGCAAATGAGCAAACAACTTTTGAAGAGTCTTTTAATCTTTCAAATAATGTTTTGATGCATGGTGTTCAGAGTATTACAGATTTAATGGTAAGACCTGGATTAATTAATCTAGATTTTGCTGATGTTGAAACTGTAATGGCTTCAATGGGCAAAGCTATGATGGGAACAGGAGAAGCTGAAGGTGAAGGTAGAGCACTCAAAGCCGCGGAGATGGCAATTAGTAATCCATTAATTGATGATTACACTTTAAAGGGTGCTAAAGGGTTACTAGTAAATATCACTGGTGGTAAAGACTTAAAACTTTTTGAAGTTGATGAAGCAGTTAACAAAGTAAGAGCAGAAGTTGATCCAGAGGCTGAGTTAATTATAGGAGCAATAACTGATGCTGACTTAGACGGAAAAATGAGAGTTTCAATTGTTGCAACTTCATTAGATGGACAACAACCTGAGTCTAAATCAGTAGTAAATATGGTGCATAGAATACAAAATCGTAATCCTGGTTACTCTGATTTTTCAAATATGGGGTCTCCAGCATTTAATTTTTCAAACTCATCAAGCCCAATTATTCATGGTGCAAACGCTCTTAAGGTTGAGAATGAAATGGTTCAAGAACAAGAGCAAGTAAGTGTTGAAAATAATATGATGAATGAAAATTTTGTTACAGAAAATAGTGTAGTAACAGAAAACATTGTAGATGACAGGACTCTAAATGAAATGGAAAAATCGTTTACTCAAGAAGCAGTAGAAACATTTGAAGAAAAAAATCATGATGAAAATGTTCAAGAAGAAACATCAAATGATCTAAAGGAATTTGGTGTAGACTCAGACGCACCAGATTTATTTAGCTCAGAGAGTGAAAACTCTTCACCTTCAGATTTGTTGAATTCTGAGGATCAAGAAGATGAAGACGATCTTGAAATTCCTGCTTTCCTAAGAAGACAAAAAAATTAA
- the rsmH gene encoding 16S rRNA (cytosine(1402)-N(4))-methyltransferase RsmH has translation MEATIVPDVQKHYPVLLKEIISVITPQHGGTFIDCTFGQGGYSKKILEFENTKVIGLDRDIESQKIANSILDDFKDRFIFKNLKFSQLTNLKIKNENIKGVIFDLGYSLTQMKDPKKGLSFNSMTDLNMQLGLNNYSAADAINKLDAKELEKIFKYFGDEKDAKYISKNIVKERLNKKIDTQGLIKIVDKSKIRKNFKVHNSTKVFQALRIFVNKEISELIYGLINATKVLKKGGVLAVVTFHSLEDKIVKYFLKSLSQNKSISRYTPQTEQQETLFNLSQKKPIVPSDLETKENPPSRSAKLRYAIKKSDFFNFDTDIEEKFKNFLEIEKFGDKL, from the coding sequence ATGGAAGCCACTATAGTACCGGATGTACAAAAACATTATCCTGTACTGCTAAAAGAAATTATTAGCGTTATCACCCCTCAACATGGTGGCACATTTATAGACTGTACATTTGGTCAAGGTGGATATTCAAAAAAAATACTCGAGTTTGAAAATACAAAAGTAATTGGACTTGATAGGGATATTGAAAGTCAAAAAATTGCAAATTCAATTTTAGATGATTTTAAAGATAGATTTATTTTTAAAAATTTAAAATTCAGTCAATTAACTAATTTAAAAATCAAAAACGAAAATATCAAAGGTGTTATTTTTGATCTTGGATATTCATTAACACAAATGAAAGATCCAAAAAAAGGATTATCTTTCAATTCAATGACAGATTTAAATATGCAATTGGGTTTAAACAACTATTCAGCTGCTGATGCTATTAATAAACTTGATGCAAAAGAGTTAGAGAAAATTTTTAAATACTTTGGAGATGAAAAAGATGCAAAATATATTTCTAAAAATATTGTAAAAGAAAGATTAAATAAGAAAATTGATACACAGGGTTTAATTAAAATTGTTGATAAATCAAAAATAAGAAAAAATTTTAAAGTACACAATTCAACTAAAGTTTTTCAAGCTCTTAGAATTTTTGTAAATAAAGAAATAAGCGAATTAATTTATGGACTGATAAATGCTACAAAAGTACTAAAAAAGGGAGGTGTTTTAGCTGTTGTTACATTTCACTCTTTAGAAGATAAAATTGTAAAATATTTTTTAAAAAGTCTTTCTCAAAATAAAAGTATTTCAAGATACACACCTCAAACAGAACAACAAGAAACTCTTTTTAATTTAAGTCAAAAAAAACCAATTGTTCCATCTGATCTTGAGACAAAAGAAAATCCTCCTTCGAGATCTGCAAAACTTAGATATGCAATTAAGAAAAGTGATTTTTTTAATTTTGACACAGATATAGAGGAAAAATTTAAAAATTTTTTAGAAATTGAAAAGTTTGGAGATAAACTTTGA